ATCCAAAACTCTTCTCTGAAACACCGGGCACCAGCTTGTAAAGGTAAGTGACATCTTCAGTATCACATGTTGACTCAATGGCAACCTTGCTTTTTTCTGAGGTCAAATATGAAACATGGTATGCCCCCACAGAGCCTGGAAATTCAGTTTTAATCTCAGCAATTTTAGGGTAGTGGGTTACAAATAAGACCATGCATCTTTTCTGATCCAGTAGATGGTATAATGTAGCATAAGCAATAGCTTCACCATCATATGTGCTTGTGCCTCTACCAAGCTCATCTATGATTACCAGTGACTGTGCTGTGCATTTGCGGAGTATATGAGAAGCCTCACTCAGCTCTTCCAGAAAGGTACTTCTCCCTTGTTGAATACTGTCAGAAGCCCCCATTCGGGTGTAGATGCCATCTAACACATGCAGTTTTGCTGACAATGCTGGTACAAAGGAACCAACCTAGGGGGATCAGAGGGCACCTTTGAATGAATGGTCATGCGACTTTCATTTTGTCCAACAAAAGCAAGAAAGAGGAAAAGGTGGCTTCAACAATTTAACAATCAGAAACTTCAGGGTTTCATGAAAGATAAAGCTAGGAGACAAGGatgcatattaattaattatgaagttCTAAAATGATGGAGTTAACTGAGGTATCCAGAAAATATGAAAGTACTAGCAAGAGTTCAGCAAAGAATACAACTGAATGTGCATAGCAATCAGGAAGCATCCAGCCACCCTAACAACTTACAGATAAGAAAAGAACGTAGGAGAGTGCAATTCTACCTGAGCCATCAAGGCAATAAGAGCAACCTGGCGAATGTAGCAACTTTTTCCTCCCATATTGGGTCCAGTAACAATCTGGCAATACTCTTTATCTGCACACAAATTTGTGTCATTCGGGACAAAATTGTCTTGTAAAATTGTCTCCAAGACCTGGTTAAGATAGGTAAGTAATCAGCAAGTAGCTCCCAATAACTTTAAAGCTATCATATAATACACACAACAGATTAAGTTCAACAAGCAAAATATTGGACCTCATAAATTCAAGACATAGaatattaaatagattttgCATGAAAATACATACAGGATGGCGACCAGAGCAAATGTTTATCTGAAGAGGTTCACTGTCATCCACAAACATGGGCCGGACATAATTCTgccaaaaaaaacaatcacacaaCTTCAAACTAATCAGAAATTGAAgcaaactctttgattcttcaaGGATGTACCTTATTTTTCAAAAGAGTAGCAAACGAGAACAAACAATCCAAAGTGGCAAGAGCTTGAACAGCACCTCGGAACTCAGCATAATATATACCAAAACCCCTTAGAAAGCTATCCCAGGCAGCTCGAGAGACAATCATGAGCTCCTCGTTAGCGAGTAATAGCTGGTCTAAGGCAGTCAAAACTTCAGGCGGGTGATACCGAATCATTTTCTTGGTACTGTTTACCTTGACCCAATTTAATGGCACCTTGAAATCCAAGGGCAACTGCAGTTAAAACTAGATCAAATTAGCCAGCTAACAAATAATATTGTAGATAAGATAACATAAGCAGTCAAGTTGTTGACTTCTGAAAAATGCAATTCTGCAACTGGAAAAAGGGCCAGGGGTGCATGCCAAACATACAGCCCAAAACAATTATGCTCGATTTTACATAATAAGAGGTCAATTTAAGAACAGGAAGTTACTGCCAATAAAATCCAAGAGCTCCATACTAAAAGAAATCTAATTTGGCATAGATATGTAAATATTGCGtttctttaacaaaataaaatacatttcttTATTCCCAGAATGTATTGGCTGGGCTACCTCTATCAGATGTGTGGTTCCAGACACACTCATGAATTCCAAGTTGCGCATCTGAAGTTGTTTGCGATACAAACCAATTAAAGAATCCAATTTCTCCTTTGCAAATTGAACAGCTTCCCGAGCTCTTGCAACCTGTGGATGAAGAGTTGGATTcagaaagaattttaaattttatatcagCCTAAATAAATCCCAATAGTGATGAAATTCAGAAGGTGAAGAACTTCGGAAAAAAGTACAAACCTCTGGAAATTGGTCATCAGAAATAATGATCAAGTTTGTCAGGTCACCTTGTTCAGCTGCTTCTTTGTTTAGAGTAGACAATAGTTTTGCAGCATTACCAACTACACTTGAGGATGAAGCAGCCAAAATCAGTCTTTTCAAAAGAACTGACTTCACAGTCATTGATCCCACCCCGTCATAATTATGCTCCTCTTGAATGCAAAGTCGCTTAAGTCGTTTTCCAGCAGCTAATATAGCTTGAAAAACTGCAATAAACTGTCATTCAGTCATTTAAATCTGTTAGCAGCAAAGCAGTAAGCATGAAAAATTGGTACAAACAATTGTTAGATCAAAAACTAAACTCGCATGAATATCTGAGATGCAGCTAGTGCTACTCAGTCACCCATAGCCACACAAGCACAGCAAATGGGAGATGAGAATGAAGAAAGATAAGTAAGGTACATAATTAAGAACATAAGCAGAAACTAGTCACAAATTATTGTATAAATAAGAGCATATATGACAAGTGATGTGTCAATAGTTACTTCAGATGCAGTTGCAGTCCGATGGAAAATTCTTGTTATTCCACGTTCAATATCAGGTGATCTTCCCAAAGCAGTCAAAACAACAGAAAGCAGATAATACAAGTCAGGTTGTACAATTGCTACTTCCAAATCATCCTCGTCAAGTTCGCTTACACACTGAGAATCTTTATACGATCCCATGCATTCTGCAATCTCAGAAACAGCATCAAGACGAGCGGATATCATGTTTCTATCACATAAAGGGTGAGTCACCTGCATCATGAATCAAACTCAAAAATTGCATAGTGACTATAACCATAgttgaaattatatatcaagTTAAAAACAGCCCATACCCAATGTCTGAGTAGCCTTGAACCATATATTGTAAGAGTATGATTCATGATATGCAGCAAGGAACCAGACTCAGACCCATCTGAGTTATTTCTCAAAACCTGAACATGGTGATACCTCCATCTTTTTAGCACAAACAAAGTCTAAACAGAGAATAAGAAAGACTTGAATGAGCAAAAAATGAACTTAAAAAATGATCAAGGTTCCATTTATTATGATAGATTGTTTATGCATTAGTTTTACAAAAAACTGCAAACTGAATTTACAAGAATGTAGTCAAGTTCCTAAAAACTATAAGTTAGTTCCACAAATTCTTCAATTAGCTATGACTAGTCAAAAATCATTTCTCTATTTTCCACAACATTGTCCTTTTCAGACACTAAAAAGGATGGAATCGTGGAAGAAAATCACATGATAAAAATCGATCCCCAATACACTCTTTTTCAGGATCTTGATCGTGTTTCAACCTTAAGAGCACAATAGATAAAATTATTCGAAGGAGGGAGCTAGTTTTATTTCACAAACCCTCCCTGCCATATGCCATGAGTTGATAACAAAATCCTGGAAGGAGGGTTACTAGTAAGAGTGTGCCGTGGACCTTCATTGACAACCACTTGCAGTTAAGCAAACCAATACTTTCTTAGTTTCTCAGCATATCAATTACCTCTAATTGCTGGAGTGTATTGGCTGAAAGATTCATCTCCATGTTGCTTGAGAAGGGCCGAAAAGATGCTCCAAGGCATAACATTCTATCAAATCCAAATTGTTTCAGGTGGCGAACAGTTAAGGCCAATGCTTCCACAGCCAAATCAGGCATTTTTATTACTCCCTTCATGACCCAAAAAAGAAGTTCAAGAAGATAACAATGGCTAAGTATAGACAAATATATTCTTACTccgcatttaaaaaattaagaaatatcaaACCTGAATTGCTAGGTGACAAGACCCCTGTTCTTTGGCCTCTGTCATTTGCTTTTCATTATCTCCTAGATTATCTTCAATCATATTCTCATATAAAGACATCACATCAGCAAGTGCACCACCATCACTGAAACAATCTCGCGAGACACGCTCCACACGAACATTTGAGGAAGGTCCAGAATATGCCAGTAGCAACTGATAATAAACAGGCCCATGCTATCAGactgctttatttttattgcaattGCTTTATGAAATTTTGATATATGGAAAAAATCTTTTCCATGTTCATTTTTAACAAACAGTTGGCCTGCGTCCTCATTATATGCAGCTAAAGCAACAGACCATGCATCACATTTAACAGCAAATTCAAGAATTGCATAATCATCTCACatttcaaaattgaaagaaaacatcTTTTCTTATACTTTTCTCCAGTTGTTGCATACAACACGTTCTAATTCTAACATAACTAGAAACTACCTTCTCTGTTTGTTTCGAAAGTGGATCACCAAGAAGCAATTCAGCAGGAGCCAGGCTCAAAACAAAAGCTTCCAGCCCACTCCTCATAAACCCATCATTAAACTCTCCATAAACAACATCCCCTGTGGAAATCTCAACCGCAACAACACCAACTCTCACATCAAAAACCCCACCCTCAACCCCACAGTCCAAACCCTTCTCCACTACACAACACAAATAATTACTCTCACCACCACACCCCTCCTCTCCCCCTCCCACATTCTCCGCAGCCTCCAAGGTAGCTTTCGTATACAATGCCGATAAGCCTCTACAAAATGGCCCACTTTTATTCTCTCCATGTGCCTTAATAGCCGCAGTCTCAGTCTGTTTAACAACCCCAACTTTATAACCTTCACTGACTAACCTTCTCACATGGACATTTAATCGGAAAGTTGGAACGCTAGCGGTCATAAAGTTATGATCTTTATGTGCATAAATACCTAAAACTCTAGCAGCAATCTCGGCG
The sequence above is drawn from the Populus alba chromosome 15, ASM523922v2, whole genome shotgun sequence genome and encodes:
- the LOC118056243 gene encoding DNA mismatch repair protein MSH3 isoform X2; the protein is MGKQKQQIISRFFAPKSKPTTTSPPPSPPQTAPSSSSSPKITTTVAFSPSKRNLLSTRLTSTPKRPKLSPHTQNPLPSLHKKFVDKLLEPQSPQTPQPQNTQKFTPLEQQVVDLKQRYPDVLLMIEVGYKFRFFGEDAEIAARVLGIYAHKDHNFMTASVPTFRLNVHVRRLVSEGYKVGVVKQTETAAIKAHGENKSGPFCRGLSALYTKATLEAAENVGGGEEGCGGESNYLCCVVEKGLDCGVEGGVFDVRVGVVAVEISTGDVVYGEFNDGFMRSGLEAFVLSLAPAELLLGDPLSKQTEKLLLAYSGPSSNVRVERVSRDCFSDGGALADVMSLYENMIEDNLGDNEKQMTEAKEQGSCHLAIQGVIKMPDLAVEALALTVRHLKQFGFDRMLCLGASFRPFSSNMEMNLSANTLQQLEVLRNNSDGSESGSLLHIMNHTLTIYGSRLLRHWVTHPLCDRNMISARLDAVSEIAECMGSYKDSQCVSELDEDDLEVAIVQPDLYYLLSVVLTALGRSPDIERGITRIFHRTATASEFIAVFQAILAAGKRLKRLCIQEEHNYDGVGSMTVKSVLLKRLILAASSSSVVGNAAKLLSTLNKEAAEQGDLTNLIIISDDQFPEVARAREAVQFAKEKLDSLIGLYRKQLQMRNLEFMSVSGTTHLIELPLDFKVPLNWVKVNSTKKMIRYHPPEVLTALDQLLLANEELMIVSRAAWDSFLRGFGIYYAEFRGAVQALATLDCLFSFATLLKNKNYVRPMFVDDSEPLQINICSGRHPVLETILQDNFVPNDTNLCADKEYCQIVTGPNMGGKSCYIRQVALIALMAQVGSFVPALSAKLHVLDGIYTRMGASDSIQQGRSTFLEELSEASHILRKCTAQSLVIIDELGRGTSTYDGEAIAYATLYHLLDQKRCMVLFVTHYPKIAEIKTEFPGSVGAYHVSYLTSEKSKVAIESTCDTEDVTYLYKLVPGVSEKSFGFKVAQLAELPPSCIRRATIMAARLEAVLSSRLGNEQLLETLPVQQQEEAQENMLRSDGRIEKSEDSTAAYREFFSNLKSAMFDDDVARSSQFLEKARSIAKEFLAK
- the LOC118056243 gene encoding DNA mismatch repair protein MSH3 isoform X1; translation: MGKQKQQIISRFFAPKSKPTTTSPPPSPPQTAPSSSSSPKITTTVAFSPSKRNLLSTRLTSTPKRPKLSPHTQNPLPSLHKKFVDKLLEPQSPQTPQPQNTQKFTPLEQQVVDLKQRYPDVLLMIEVGYKFRFFGEDAEIAARVLGIYAHKDHNFMTASVPTFRLNVHVRRLVSEGYKVGVVKQTETAAIKAHGENKSGPFCRGLSALYTKATLEAAENVGGGEEGCGGESNYLCCVVEKGLDCGVEGGVFDVRVGVVAVEISTGDVVYGEFNDGFMRSGLEAFVLSLAPAELLLGDPLSKQTEKLLLAYSGPSSNVRVERVSRDCFSDGGALADVMSLYENMIEDNLGDNEKQMTEAKEQGSCHLAIQGVIKMPDLAVEALALTVRHLKQFGFDRMLCLGASFRPFSSNMEMNLSANTLQQLETLFVLKRWRYHHVQVLRNNSDGSESGSLLHIMNHTLTIYGSRLLRHWVTHPLCDRNMISARLDAVSEIAECMGSYKDSQCVSELDEDDLEVAIVQPDLYYLLSVVLTALGRSPDIERGITRIFHRTATASEFIAVFQAILAAGKRLKRLCIQEEHNYDGVGSMTVKSVLLKRLILAASSSSVVGNAAKLLSTLNKEAAEQGDLTNLIIISDDQFPEVARAREAVQFAKEKLDSLIGLYRKQLQMRNLEFMSVSGTTHLIELPLDFKVPLNWVKVNSTKKMIRYHPPEVLTALDQLLLANEELMIVSRAAWDSFLRGFGIYYAEFRGAVQALATLDCLFSFATLLKNKNYVRPMFVDDSEPLQINICSGRHPVLETILQDNFVPNDTNLCADKEYCQIVTGPNMGGKSCYIRQVALIALMAQVGSFVPALSAKLHVLDGIYTRMGASDSIQQGRSTFLEELSEASHILRKCTAQSLVIIDELGRGTSTYDGEAIAYATLYHLLDQKRCMVLFVTHYPKIAEIKTEFPGSVGAYHVSYLTSEKSKVAIESTCDTEDVTYLYKLVPGVSEKSFGFKVAQLAELPPSCIRRATIMAARLEAVLSSRLGNEQLLETLPVQQQEEAQENMLRSDGRIEKSEDSTAAYREFFSNLKSAMFDDDVARSSQFLEKARSIAKEFLAK